One window of Mixophyes fleayi isolate aMixFle1 chromosome 3, aMixFle1.hap1, whole genome shotgun sequence genomic DNA carries:
- the LOC142142508 gene encoding uncharacterized protein LOC142142508 — translation MMRNMAMQELVKACLPYHPGATVEWAKSKIQNLRTVYKKELNKVEASKKSGAAAEDVYVPKLWYFDMLHFVKDQETPRTSISSMPTDSSSSPEVEQAYDIPASGTPALLSDGLLLEVEDPDATTIYPTPRESQLTADRQDATQGDTPAKINQKRKRRRIHEIAESDALAERMLDCANSLLTPRKEQETFELLASTLASKMRISSKRIQTEMERLLFNYHGGFQIQANICHEANTGWYLLAVIYTTESGGVDSNAPLVFAKDPLKEVWMKP, via the exons atgatgcgaaacatggcgatgcaagagcttgtaaaagcatgtctgccatatcaccctggagcaactgttgaatgggcaaaaagcaagatccagaaccttaggactgtgtataaaaaagaattaaataaagttgaagcatccaaaaaatcaggagctgcagctgaagatgtgtatgtgccaaagctatggtactttgatatgttacactttgtgaaggaccaagaaacaccacgtacgtccattagcagcatgcccacagacagcagttcatccccagaggtagagcaagcatatgatatacctgcaagcggcaca cctgcactactgtctgatgggcttctgctggaagttgaagacccggatgctacaacaatttatcccactccacgtgaaagccagctaactgcagacaggcaagatgcgacccaaggtgatacaccagcaaaaataaatcagaagcgaaagagacgcagaatacatgaaatagcagaaagtgatgcactggcagaaaggatgcttgattgcgctaacagtctgctaacaccaagaaaggaacaggaAACATTTGAGTTACTCGCATCAACactagctagcaaaatgagaattagtagcaagcgcatacaaactgaaatggagcggctgctgttCAAC TACCATGGAGGTTTTCAAATCCAAGCAAATATCTGTCACGAGGCAAACACTGGATGGTACCTACTCGCTGTAATCTACACAACTGAATCTGGAGGTGTGGACTCTAATGCGCCCCTGGTCTTCGCCAAGGACCCCCTCAAGGAGGTTTGGATGAAGCCATAA